Proteins from a single region of Kluyveromyces lactis strain NRRL Y-1140 chromosome C complete sequence:
- the REV3 gene encoding DNA-directed DNA polymerase (similar to uniprot|P14284 Saccharomyces cerevisiae YPL167C REV3 Subunit of DNA polymerase zeta which is involved in DNA repair required for mutagenesis induced by DNA damage), which translates to MSDIFGSLDSSLDSNEINIQINNSDSYQCFPTLLDCKTSKSLPGLRFVQVPVLRFYGCLSTGHKVLIHCHGIFPYIFIKYDGHSNDKASVIRNRCTSLHKILETRMIETFTKTDFKEKLTSLKYIANVSVVKGVPFYGYHVGYEPYYKITLLNGSYSNKLSELLRDGRIFTSKVDVFEAHIPYLLQMMADYNLFGCGWLKLSKCYFRQPVLLTDLDMNEILHTDSLERFLKKHLHPNQNVLDIDPFHRIGKTFLEMDIIPQFILNREEIQFRDLHHDFVELKKDLQTSDQGYVNSTKDIWKEIQLLRKRKGLAEYEGLKEIFRESQLQYNWKEDERLVKHFDEAKKRMSSLFNKEKALNFDNFVDPFINENFFASTKDALQELWPKIPRNASSKVFCWSEVEFKLNNQYTSVREQKVASTNTKNIPILLNISSNESHSSHVSSKRAEESSCHDDIANEAIARKLAKRKTSAIRKSTFRPMIRPSVTHANIKESLSANQIEEVQYNDPFFSNPLDCKRLQTEMAGRVFKLSSDHILFKRSIRSNDTTATLTSSGSVYARSRWKYIRPKPSFKRIANAMKPFKGKFSMVEGKTPELPFGYKFKSNKIEKNNNASNRMTHFTMEIHVNTREDKFPDPKYDAVRMIFWKVQDGTFPFDLDITQEGVLIFLDDVSTENSWKTADPSVHITAYYDELEMIYALEDLVRFFDPDILSGYEIHSSSWGYLIDRCHKGHDYDVEDELSRVDYNQSSKKKDRWGYTHATAFSITGRQMLNIWRPLRSSLNLLDYTLENIAFHVLHQRLPFYSYKTRTEFYESMDETSKRCLLFYWITRLRVNFKLLETQNIIGKTIEQARLIGIDFYSVLYRGSQYKVESFLIRLCKSEQFILISPSRMQVRNQKALECIPLVMEPSSAFYKSPLLVLDFQSLYPSIVMAYNYCYSTIIGRVESLNTKNNEIGITRYDIPEDLLTLISDYITISPNGIVFVKKELRKSVLAKMLKDILDTRFLMKSTMKELNDEHNLINMLDNRQEALKLLANVTYGYTSASFSGRMPCSDIADSIVQTGRETLERAIEVIETTKEWGAKVVYGDTDSLFVYLPGKSKDEAFVIGRQIAEEITRQNPKPIELKFEKVYHPCFLVTKKRYVGFSYESEYQKEPKFDAKGIETVRRDGTPAQQKIVEKALRIMFETTDLSMVKEYLIGEFDKIITGRVNIQDFCFAREVKLGHYKSEKTAPPGAQIAMQMMEEDARTEPQYKQRVPYVVKMGKIGETLSSRCLSPEAFLRSKTSRLDYTYYIVKNIIPPLQRFFQLVGVDIMDWYISMKHTLNPLKVDSDDGSHEGRSLTSIVKGKSCLRCRKKVHPKFISPICGECRIDKSNTTLFLEESVRLKQSKMHSVMRTCQTCSYKFHKDAMAPLDQIALKCQSKDCPVYFSKFKYMNGLKDNDMRDLLMGLIDLDY; encoded by the coding sequence ATGAGTGAtatttttggttctttaGACTCCAGCTTAGACTCCAATGAAATCAACATACAGATTAATAATTCAGACAGCTATCAATGCTTCCCAACTCTATTGGATTGTAAAACTAGTAAGAGCCTTCCTGGACTTCGATTTGTTCAGGTGCCAGTACTAAGGTTCTATGGATGTTTATCTACCGGACACAAAGTTCTAATTCATTGCCATGGCATTTTCCCTTAcatattcatcaaatatgaCGGACATTCGAATGATAAAGCATCAGTAATACGGAATAGATGTACCAGTTTGCACAAAATACTTGAGACACGGATGATTGAAACTTTTACCAAAACAGATTTTAAAGAGAAGCTAACTTCCCTGAAATACATTGCTAATGTGTCCGTTGTCAAAGGCGTTCCATTTTACGGATACCACGTAGGATATGAACCTTACTATAAAATTACTCTTTTGAATGGTTCATATAGTAATAAACTCTCTGAATTACTTAGAGATGGCAGAATATTCACCTCAAAAGTGGATGTCTTTGAGGCTCATATACCTTATTTATTGCAAATGATGGCTGACTATAACTTATTTGGTTGCGGATGGTTAAAACTATCCAAATGCTATTTTCGGCAACCTGTTCTGTTAACTGATCTAGAtatgaatgaaatattGCACACGGACTCTTTGGAACgttttttgaaaaaacaCTTGCATCCGAATCAAAATGTTTTAGACATAGATCCATTTCATCGAATTGGAAAGacctttcttgaaatggATATTATTCCACAGTTCATTTTAaacagagaagaaattcaattcaGGGATTTACACCATGATTTTGTTGAGCTTAAGAAAGACCTTCAAACATCAGATCAAGGATATGTTAATTCTACAAAAGATATATGGAAAGAGATACAACTGCTTAGGAAAAGGAAAGGGCTTGCTGAATATGAAGgattaaaagaaatatttcgaGAATCTCAATTACAATATaattggaaagaagatgaaaggTTGGTGAAACACTTTGATGAAGCTAAGAAACGAATGTCTTCCCTTtttaacaaagaaaaagcttTAAATTTTGACAACTTTGTGGATCCTTTCATTAATGAGAATTTTTTTGCAAGTACCAAAGACGCCCTTCAAGAATTATGGCCCAAAATACCAAGGAATGCTAGTAGTAAAGTATTCTGTTGGTCAGAAGTAGAattcaaattgaacaaCCAATATACTTCTGTTCGTGAACAAAAAGTAGCGTCTACAAACACTAAAAATATTCCCATTTTGCTAAATATTTCCTCCAATGAATCGCACTCTTCACATGTCAGTTCCAAACGTGCGGAGGAATCTTCATGTCATGACGATATTGCTAATGAAGCAATTGCTAGGAAACTGGCAAAACGAAAAACATCTGCTATTAGAAAGTCAACATTTCGCCCGATGATCAGACCTAGCGTAACACACGCTAACATCAAGGAGAGTTTATCTGCTaaccaaattgaagaagttcaGTATAACGATCCATTTTTCTCCAATCCACTTGATTGTAAAAGGCTACAAACGGAAATGGCTGGTCGAGTGTTCAAGCTATCAAGTGATCATATCCTCTTTAAAAGAAGCATCCGTAGTAACGATACAACAGCAACATTAACTTCTTCAGGAAGTGTATATGCAAGAAGCAGATGGAAATATATAAGACCAAAGCCGTCTTTTAAAAGAATAGCCAATGCGATGAAGCCTTTCAAAGGTAAATTCTCGATGGTGGAGGGGAAAACACCAGAACTACCATTCGGATACAAGTTCAAGAGCAataaaatagaaaaaaataataacgCTTCTAATAGAATGACCCATTTCACCATGGAAATTCACGTCAATACTCGTGAAGATAAGTTTCCAGATCCTAAATATGATGCTGTCAggatgatattttggaaagTGCAAGATGGAACTTTTCCATTCGACCTGGATATTACTCAAGAAGgtgttttgatatttctaGACGATGTCTCGACAGAAAATTCATGGAAAACTGCCGATCCTAGTGTTCATATAACTGCTTATTacgatgaattggaaatgATATATGCATTAGAAGATTTAGTGAGGTTTTTCGATCCTGATATCTTGTCAGGATACGAAATACACTCTTCCTCGTGGGGCTACTTGATTGATAGATGTCACAAGGGACATGATTATGATGTGGAAGATGAACTCTCTCGAGTCGATTATAACCAGAgtagcaaaaaaaaagacagATGGGGTTACACTCACGCAACAGCATTTTCGATAACGGGAAGACAAATGCTAAACATATGGAGGCCTCTCCgctcttctttgaatcttCTCGATTATACATTAGAAAATATTGCATTTCATGTTTTACACCAACGGTTACCTTTTTATTCGTACAAAACCAGGACAGAGTTCTATGAATCTATGGACGAAACTTCAAAAAGGTGTCTCCTATTTTACTGGATCACAAGACTTCGAGTAAATTTCAAGCTTTTAGAGACTCAGAATATAATTGGAAAAACCATCGAGCAAGCAAGACTTATCGGGATTGACTTTTATTCTGTCCTTTACCGTGGCTCACAATACAAGGTTGAATCCTTTTTAATTAGACTTTGCAAATCAGAACAATTCATTCTGATTTCTCCAAGCCGAATGCAGGTCCGTAACCAAAAAGCACTCGAATGTATACCACTTGTGATGGAACCTTCATCTGCCTTTTACAAGAGTCCTTTATTAGTTTTAGACTTTCAATCATTATACCCATCCATTGTTATGGCATATAATTATTGTTACAGCACTATTATCGGAAGAGTTGAATCATTAAATACtaaaaataatgaaatagGTATCACAAGGTATGATATCCCTGAAGATTTACTAACTTTAATATCTGATTATATCACCATCTCACCAAATGGTATCGTCTTTGTCAAAAAAGAACTGAGAAAGTCAGTTTTGGCTAAGATGTTAAAGGACATTCTTGATACGAGATTTCTAATGAAAAGTACTATGAAGGAACTTAATGATGAACATAACCTTATTAATATGTTGGATAATAGGCAGGAAGCCTTAAAATTACTTGCTAATGTCACGTACGGATACACATCTGCTTCATTCTCTGGGCGTATGCCATGTTCCGACATTGCAGATAGTATAGTTCAGACTGGCAGGGAAACATTAGAGAGGGCGATCGAGGTTATAGAAACTACTAAAGAATGGGGGGCTAAAGTAGTTTATGGAGATACAGATAGTTTATTTGTTTACCTTCCAGGGAAATCGAAAGATGAAGCATTTGTAATCGGAAGGCAGATCGCTGAAGAAATAACAAGACAGAATCCGAAACCCATAGAGTTGAAGTTTGAGAAAGTGTATCATCCGTGCTTTTTAGTAACCAAGAAACGTTATGTAGGCTTTTCCTATGAGTCtgaatatcaaaaagaaccaaaattCGATGCAAAGGGTATAGAAACTGTTCGAAGGGATGGAACACCAGCACAACAAAAAATCGTGGAAAAGGCACTTAGAATTATGTTTGAAACCACTGATTTATCCATGGTAAAAGAATACTTAATTGGAGAATTTGACAAAATTATCACCGGCAGAGTTaatattcaagatttctGTTTCGCTAGAGAAGTTAAGCTAGGCCATTATAAAAGTGAAAAGACTGCTCCCCCTGGTGCCCAAATTGCCATGCAAAtgatggaagaagatgcaCGTACAGAACCCCAATACAAGCAGAGAGTACCGTATGTCGtgaaaatgggaaaaaTAGGTGAAACTTTGAGCTCTAGATGCCTCTCACCGGAGGCTTTCTTAAGGTCTAAAACGTCTAGGTTGGATTATACATACTACATTGTCAAAAACATTATACCTCCTCTTCAGCGGTTTTTCCAGTTAGTAGGAGTTGATATCATGGATTGGTATATATCGATGAAACATACTCTTAATCCTCTAAAAGTAGACTCTGATGACGGCAGCCATGAAGGAAGGTCTTTGACTTCAATCGTCAAAGGCAAATCTTGTCTGCGCTGTCGCAAGAAAGTTCACCCAAAATTCATTAGTCCTATATGTGGTGAATGCAGGATCGATAAAAGCAACACCACCCTTTTTTTGGAAGAGTCAGTCAGACTAAAACAGTCTAAGATGCATTCTGTTATGAGGACCTGTCAAACCTGTTCATACAAGTTTCATAAAGATGCTATGGCACCTTTGGACCAAATTGCACTCAAGTGCCAATCTAAAGACTGTCCGGTATACTTCAGTAAATTCAAATACATGAACGGTCTCAAGGATAATGATATGAGAGATCTCTTGATGGGACTGATAGATTTGGActattga
- the CLP1 gene encoding cleavage polyadenylation factor subunit CLP1 (similar to uniprot|Q08685 Saccharomyces cerevisiae YOR250C CLP1 cleavage/polyadenylation factor IA subunit interacts with Pcf11p in the 2-hybrid system cleavage/polyadenylation factor IA subunit) translates to MEFVEFSEVSETTKTSSLPQGHEWTVQVPAGSKLTVIVKYGIAEILGTELANDVPYTFQGVIVNIYAIERSMIEWKCLEELEPKVSENKSYHAYIYNLNFALERLRLSSFNGPRVLIVGNASTGKSSLAQMLCSYALKIRHYQPLLVNLNPQDGVFSLPGSITATPISELLDVESSIWGQSITTGATKLHNKQPLVKNYGLENIRDNRPLYLSTITQLASGVQQRLKNDPIVRRSGVIIDTPKLSHLDTEDWSEVGHMIEQFDINAIVVCAESDDLAIELSEVFRTKIGSIVRIPPPGSIIAIDDIMRRALQRVQIREYFYGTTETVLSPYTMGAGFEELTVFRPRNISEYGEDKKDVDLTVFDKIEVNSSNLQHAIIAITNISRKESQDKLNTASIIGYGLITEVNDSKKKLRVLLPVPSRIPDRAMILTEYRYLE, encoded by the coding sequence atggaGTTTGTAGAATTCAGCGAGGTTTCTGAGACCACTAAGACATCGTCTCTTCCGCAGGGCCATGAATGGACCGTTCAAGTTCCAGCAGGATCAAAGCTAACAGTTATTGTGAAGTATGGGATCGCTGAGATACTGGGAACAGAGCTTGCCAACGATGTGCCCTACACATTCCAAGGTGTAATAGTGAACATCTATGCTATTGAACGATCTATGATCGAATGGAAGTGTTTAGAAGAGCTTGAGCCAAAAGTTTCGGAAAATAAGTCATATCATGCCTACATATACAATCTAAATTTTGCATTAGAAAGATTACGACTCTCTAGTTTCAATGGACCTAGAGTACTAATAGTAGGTAACGCCTCAACTGGAAAATCATCGCTAGCTCAAATGCTATGCTCATACGCGTTGAAGATTAGACATTATCAACCGTTGTTAGTGAACTTGAACCCACAAGATGgtgttttttctttgccaGGTTCAATTACAGCGACACCCATTTCTGAGTTGCTAGATGTTGAAAGTTCTATATGGGGTCAGAGTATTACTACAGGTGCTACCAAGCTCCATAACAAGCAACCTCTTGTTAAAAATTACGGCTTGGAAAATATCAGAGATAATAGACCACTATATTTATCGACGATTACACAACTAGCATCGGGCGTGCAACAGAGATTAAAGAACGATCCAATAGTAAGAAGGTCTGGCGTAATAATTGATACCCCTAAACTTTCACATCTTGACACCGAAGATTGGTCCGAAGTTGGCCACATGATAGAACAATTCGATATTAACGCAATAGTGGTATGTGCAGAAAGTGATGACTTAGCTATCGAATTGAGTGAAGTATTCAGGACTAAAATAGGATCAATTGTAAGAATTCCGCCACCAGGTTCAATTATCgcaattgatgatatcatgAGAAGAGCTTTACAGAGGGTTCAAATAAGAGAGTACTTTTATGGTACCACAGAAACAGTCCTAAGTCCATACACTATGGGTGCTgggtttgaagaattaaCAGTTTTCAGGCCAAGAAATATCTCTGAATATGGAGAGGATAAAAAGGATGTTGATCTAACAGTATTTGACAAAATTGAAGTCAACAGCTCAAACTTACAGCACGCTATTATCGCTATCACTAATATATCTAGAAAAGAAAGCCAAGATAAACTTAACACTGCATCGATAATCGGGTACGGTTTGATCACAGAAGTGaatgattcaaagaaaaaactcAGGGTATTACTTCCAGTACCGAGTAGAATACCAGATAGAGCTATGATTCTCACCGAGTACAGATACTTGGAATGA
- the SET6 gene encoding Set6p (similar to uniprot|Q12529 Saccharomyces cerevisiae YPL165C SET6), whose product MNAEVYINDKIEVKRTAYGGRACFASNSMLKGTHLLDLSQWIGSSISHEFRKEVCHFCLKYDGGKPMKVRISWADLLKLDLNLLNHKLEKKYKGSGLWFCTEECKNFFLSGPNIVDLILNYEMILTHFQSIQGKSLCVETDTELYKDYDNKRMHQEIESCWMDLESTWMPRVSKMKLAKATNQLPVIDEDHYSCIRFVIECLFNMTHLDRNSVKWNTWEKLQSNEVEKIMRFPVLLEFQIKVFKWVYTLAPQYRYIMTTSVFRHILGSEYGNSFGIWETSESDDDREYLGYMVHPEASYFNHSCVPNVEKKRVERVFQYILQTDVQKGEELCIDYKGILHLDVNRRRAILKDNWFFECKCSRCLSEL is encoded by the coding sequence ATGAATGCGGAAGTATATATTAATGACAAAATTGAAGTAAAACGTACAGCATATGGCGGCCGGGCATGTTTTGCTTCAAATAGCATGTTAAAAGGCACCCATCTGTTAGATTTGTCCCAGTGGATCGGATCTAGTATTTCTCACGAGTTCCGTAAGGAAGTGTGCCATTTTTGCCTGAAATATGACGGTGGTAAACCAATGAAAGTTAGGATCAGCTGGGCAGACCTACTGAAATTAGATTTGAACTTGTTAAACCATAAACTAGAGAAGAAGTACAAAGGTAGCGGGCTTTGGTTTTGTACTGAAGAGTGTAAAAACTTCTTCCTAAGTGGACCGAATATTGTTGATCTTATTTTGAATTATGAAATGATATTAACGCATTTCCAATCGATACAGGGTAAAAGCCTGTGCGTGGAAACAGATACGGAATTGTATAAAGACTACGATAATAAGCGGATGCATCAGGAAATTGAGAGTTGTTGGATGGACTTAGAAAGTACTTGGATGCCTAGAGTTTCCAAAATGAAACTTGCCAAGGCCACCAACCAACTTCCAGTGATAGATGAGGATCATTATTCCTGTATCAGGTTTGTGATAGAATGTTTATTTAACATGACACATTTGGATCGAAATAGTGTGAAGTGGAATACGTGGGAAAAACTTCAGTCAAATGAAGTGGAGAAAATAATGAGATTCCCTGTTCTACTGGAGTTTCAGatcaaagttttcaaatggGTTTATACTCTAGCTCCCCAGTATAGGTATATCATGACAACATCAGTTTTTAGACATATCCTTGGTTCTGAATATGGAAACTCATTTGGCATTTGGGAGACTTCAGAGTCGGACGATGATAGGGAATATCTGGGTTATATGGTTCATCCGGAGGCCTCATATTTTAACCATTCCTGTGTGCCTAACGTGGAGAAAAAGAGGGTCGAAAGAGTCTTTCAATACATTCTACAAACTGATGTGCAGAAGGGAGAAGAGCTCTGTATTGATTACAAGGGTATATTACACCTTGACGTCAACCGGAGAAGGGCAATATTGAAGGATAATTGGTTTTTTGAATGCAAATGTAGTAGATGCCTCTCAGAGTTGTAA
- the ATG29 gene encoding Atg29p (weakly similar to uniprot|Q12092 Saccharomyces cerevisiae YPL166W Protein of unknown function green fluorescent protein (GFP)-fusion protein localizes to the cytoplasm in a punctate pattern) produces MNNDNTKVYVRVAGKRPENFVETKPFIWDSRRDKILWTKISKIDSLEDMDWQELGADLGAPEPFLKKRSYTLFQNQLKVLSNQIDVTSNTRSSSESRNSVDNNILQNLQASRIMNHKLDKTDNLANNQESSSELSNLSVSKSALEDALMDCLQL; encoded by the coding sequence ATGAATAATGACAACACAAAAGTGTACGTAAGAGTGGCAGGTAAACGACCTGAAAATTTTGTCGAAACAAAACCATTTATTTGGGATTCTCGTCGAGATAAGATTCTATGGACCAAAATCTCAAAAATTGACTCGTTAGAGGATATGGATTGGCAGGAATTGGGGGCTGATTTAGGTGCACCAGAACCCTTTCTCAAAAAACGGAGTTATactttatttcaaaatcaactaAAAGTTTTATCGAACCAAATAGACGTTACATCTAATACCCGGTCCTCATCAGAGTCACGAAATTCCGTTGACAACAACATTCTCCAAAATTTACAGGCATCAAGAATAATGAATCATAAATTGGATAAGACGGACAACTTAGCCAATAATCAAGAGTCTAGTAGTGAACTTTCGAATTTAAGTGTGAGCAAGTCAGCACTTGAGGACGCATTGATGGATTGTTTACAACTCTGA
- the TMA16 gene encoding Tma16p (similar to uniprot|Q08687 Saccharomyces cerevisiae YOR252W RBF17 Hypothetical ORF) — translation MPVTKSLGKIQKGLKGKKFTVHPKGRKFQQLNRATLREEKVQAKKRAHNEKRSNELARMTFVQSAIKTDSLKEKEVFDYKETAVLIQEFIARDDNELNELKSKRRQNRPPTGRQQLLQHKRDLEMEEFKSGFLCPDLTDPENVIFLRAWNQTFGGLSTLKLIRINDKGEKVLGGTKPVKPIGELKDIEMN, via the coding sequence ATGCCTGTCACAAAATCGTTGGGTAAAATCCAGAAAGGATTAAAGGGTAAGAAATTTACTGTTCACCCAAAAGGGCGCAAATTCCAGCAGCTAAACAGAGCTACCCTTCGCGAAGAGAAAGTTCAGGCAAAAAAGAGAGCTCACAACGAAAAAAGATCCAACGAGTTAGCGCGTATGACTTTTGTACAGTCAGCCATTAAAActgattctttgaaggaaaaagaagtatTCGATTATAAGGAAACTGCAGTACTAATTCAAGAGTTTATTGCCCGCGATGATAATGAATTAAATGAACTAAAATCTAAGAGAAGACAGAATAGACCTCCCACTGGTAGGCAACAGCTTTTGCAACATAAAAGAGATTTGGAAATGGAAGAATTCAAGTCAGGTTTTTTGTGCCCAGATCTGACAGACCCTGAAAATGTGATCTTTTTAAGAGCTTGGAATCAAACTTTTGGAGGTTTGAGTACTTTAAAACTGATAAGAATCAATGATAAAGGCGAAAAGGTTCTTGGGGGAACAAAACCTGTAAAACCTATTGGTGAATTAAAAGACATTGAAATGAACTGA
- the TUM1 gene encoding thiosulfate sulfurtransferase (similar to uniprot|Q08686 Saccharomyces cerevisiae YOR251C catalyzes transfer of the sulfane atom of thiosulfate to cyanide to form sulfite and thiocyanate) has protein sequence MTLYKLLTPKAFAELLSKETKRRIIPVDSTWYLPNLNRSGKQEFLDEERLKGAVYFDIDGVKDMKSEYPHMLPDLSTFNKSMSELGLKKDDILVVYDRIGNFSAPRCAWTLAVLGHDPVYLLNNFPALKLSGYPVETSKVTSFTPYEMSEYVSDVDLAEKETVSFEDMQKLVSTGDIKNYQVLDARSLQRFTGEAPEPRPGLSSGHIPGVQPLPFLEVLNSDKTFTSDREEMLKKIQDFVSQTGNEFETDKPTIAMCGTGVTGVIIKTALEISGVKNVRLYDGSWTEWVMKDGEVAKGS, from the coding sequence ATGACACTTTACAAATTATTAACACCTAAAGCATTCGCAGAATTATTATCCAAGGAAACTAAGCGCCGTATTATCCCAGTAGATTCCACCTGGTATTTACCAAACTTGAACAGAAGTGGGAAGCAAGAATTTTTAGATGAAGAACGTCTAAAAGGAGCTGtttattttgatattgatggTGTCAAAGACATGAAATCTGAATATCCTCATATGTTACCAGATCTCAGtactttcaataaatccATGAGTGAATTGGGACTGAAGAAGGATGATATTTTAGTGGTTTATGATAGAATTGGTAACTTTAGCGCACCTAGATGTGCATGGACATTAGCTGTTTTGGGACATGATCCCGTATATCtcttgaacaatttccCTGCCCTGAAACTGTCTGGGTACCCCGTTGAGACTTCTAAAGTGACAAGTTTTACTCCATATGAAATGAGTGAATACGTGTCCGATGTTGATTTGGcagagaaagaaacagTTTCCTTTGAAGATATGCAGAAATTGGTGTCGACAGGTGATATTAAGAACTACCAGGTTTTGGACGCTAGAAgtcttcaaagatttaCTGGTGAGGCGCCAGAACCTAGACCGGGCCTCAGCTCTGGTCACATTCCTGGCGTTCAGCCATTGCCCTTCCTAGAGGTCTTGAACAGTGATAAAACTTTTACTTCAGATCGTGAGGAAATGCTAAAGAAAATACAAGACTTCGTCTCGCAAACCGGCAATGAGTTTGAAACCGATAAACCAACCATTGCAATGTGTGGTACTGGTGTCACAGGTGTCATAATCAAGACTGCATTAGAGATTTCAGGTGTCAAGAATGTCAGACTCTACGACGGGTCTTGGACCGAATGGGTGATGAAAGATGGAGAAGTGGCTAAAGGAAGTTAA